A region of Massilia sp. KIM DNA encodes the following proteins:
- the ppa gene encoding inorganic diphosphatase produces the protein MSLNNVPAGKDVPNDFNVIIEIPMNADPVKYEVDKDSGAIFVDRFMGTAMHYPCNYGYVPQTIADDGDPCDVLVITPFPLPPGVVVRCRALGVLKMTDDGGGDAKVIAVPVEKVLPMYKKIQKLEDLEELRLQQIQHFFEHYKDLEPGKWVKIEGWADAEAAKAEITNGVAAFKQKSQA, from the coding sequence ATGAGCTTGAACAACGTCCCAGCCGGCAAAGACGTGCCGAACGACTTCAACGTCATCATCGAAATCCCGATGAACGCCGACCCGGTCAAATACGAGGTCGACAAGGACAGCGGCGCGATCTTCGTCGACCGCTTCATGGGCACCGCGATGCACTATCCGTGCAACTACGGCTACGTGCCGCAGACCATCGCCGATGACGGCGACCCCTGCGACGTGCTGGTGATCACTCCCTTCCCGCTGCCGCCGGGCGTGGTGGTGCGCTGCCGCGCACTGGGCGTGCTGAAGATGACCGACGACGGCGGCGGCGATGCCAAAGTGATCGCCGTTCCGGTCGAGAAGGTCCTGCCGATGTACAAGAAGATCCAGAAGCTGGAAGACCTGGAAGAGCTGCGCCTGCAGCAGATCCAGCACTTCTTCGAGCACTACAAGGACCTGGAGCCGGGCAAGTGGGTCAAGATCGAAGGCTGGGCCGATGCCGAAGCCGCCAAGGCCGAGATCACCAACGGCGTGGCCGCATTCAAGCAGAAGAGCCAGGCGTAA
- the hemC gene encoding hydroxymethylbilane synthase: MGSTTVKESVLKATESAPKAPAKLIIASRESRLAMWQAEHVRDRLAALYPHCSVEILGMTTRGDQILDRTLSKVGGKGLFVKELEVAMAEGRADLAVHSLKDMPMELPEGFELAAVTEREDPRDAFVSNDYASLDALPAGAVVGTSSLRRQALISARYPHLVIQPLRGNLDTRLGKLDRGDYAAIILAAAGLNRLGMAGRIRALLEPEYSLPAAGQGAMGIEILSAPRSDGVDLRAVLAALNHQDTERAVMAERKVSRIFGGSCQIPLAAFAQVEGEELRLRAMVATPDGKRVASGEVRGPADRPELLGEQVAALLDSQDAHGILAACRQEAALDA; this comes from the coding sequence ATGGGCTCAACGACAGTGAAAGAATCCGTGTTGAAAGCTACTGAATCGGCGCCCAAGGCGCCCGCGAAACTGATTATCGCATCCCGAGAGAGCCGCCTAGCCATGTGGCAGGCGGAACACGTCCGCGATCGTCTCGCCGCATTATATCCGCACTGCAGCGTAGAAATTCTAGGAATGACAACACGGGGCGACCAGATCCTGGACCGCACCCTGTCCAAGGTTGGCGGCAAGGGCCTGTTCGTCAAGGAACTGGAAGTCGCCATGGCCGAGGGCCGCGCCGACCTGGCCGTGCACTCGCTCAAGGACATGCCGATGGAGCTGCCGGAAGGCTTCGAACTGGCCGCCGTGACGGAACGCGAAGACCCGCGCGACGCCTTCGTCTCGAACGACTATGCCAGCCTGGACGCGCTGCCGGCCGGGGCCGTGGTCGGCACCAGCAGCCTGCGCCGCCAGGCCCTGATCTCGGCGCGCTACCCCCACCTGGTGATCCAGCCGCTGCGCGGCAACCTCGACACCCGCCTGGGCAAGCTCGATCGCGGTGACTACGCGGCCATCATCCTGGCCGCGGCTGGCCTCAACCGGCTGGGCATGGCGGGGCGCATCCGCGCGCTGCTCGAGCCGGAATACAGCCTGCCGGCGGCCGGGCAGGGCGCCATGGGCATCGAGATCCTGAGCGCGCCGCGCAGCGACGGCGTCGACCTGCGCGCCGTGCTGGCCGCGCTCAACCACCAGGACACCGAGCGCGCGGTCATGGCCGAGCGCAAGGTCTCGCGCATCTTCGGCGGCAGCTGCCAGATCCCGCTGGCCGCCTTCGCCCAGGTCGAGGGCGAGGAACTGCGCCTGCGCGCCATGGTCGCCACCCCGGACGGCAAGCGCGTCGCCAGCGGCGAGGTGCGTGGCCCGGCCGACCGCCCGGAACTGCTGGGCGAGCAGGTCGCGGCGCTGCTGGACAGTCAGGACGCGCATGGGATCCTGGCGGCCTGCCGCCAGGAAGCCGCCCTGGATGCCTGA
- a CDS encoding heme biosynthesis protein HemY, with product MRLLLWLVALMAAAIGIAVTARFNPGNVVLFYPPHRIDMSLNLFVVLLVLLFVVLYGLVRALNATVRMPERVAAYRQRKREREGNKGLRDALKALFEGRFGHAEKAAMRAAELPENAGLAGLIGARAAHRMREPARRDAWLAGIAHDASLKTARLMTVTELLVDDHQPEAALEAVAELNASGQRHIHALQWAMKANQQARNWPEVLRLVRILDKRKALHPALSTRLREMAYEALLGEPGHDAESIRRVWATVPAQDRSVPYIAARAATAFNARGLHDEARAIAEEALKANWDERVVRAYRDAASPAGSPSLLAQIESCETWLRARPNDPELALTLGALCLKQKLWGKAQRYLEGALSDATEAGMVREAHLKLAQMHEALGQEQGAAYHYRQCALASIL from the coding sequence ATGCGTTTACTCCTCTGGTTAGTCGCGCTGATGGCCGCCGCCATCGGCATTGCCGTGACCGCGCGCTTCAATCCGGGCAATGTGGTGCTGTTCTATCCGCCGCACCGGATCGACATGTCGCTCAACCTGTTCGTGGTGCTGCTGGTCCTGCTGTTCGTGGTGCTGTACGGCCTGGTGCGGGCGCTGAACGCCACCGTCAGGATGCCGGAGCGGGTCGCCGCCTACCGCCAGCGCAAGCGTGAGCGCGAAGGCAACAAGGGCTTGCGCGACGCGCTCAAGGCCTTGTTCGAGGGCCGCTTCGGCCACGCCGAGAAGGCCGCCATGCGCGCCGCCGAACTGCCCGAGAACGCCGGCCTGGCGGGCCTGATCGGGGCCCGCGCCGCCCACCGCATGCGCGAACCGGCGCGCCGCGACGCCTGGCTGGCCGGCATCGCCCACGACGCCTCGCTCAAGACCGCGCGCCTGATGACCGTGACCGAGCTGTTGGTCGACGACCACCAGCCCGAGGCGGCGCTGGAGGCCGTGGCCGAGCTGAACGCCAGCGGCCAGCGCCACATCCACGCCCTGCAGTGGGCCATGAAGGCCAACCAGCAGGCGCGCAACTGGCCCGAGGTGCTGCGCCTGGTGCGCATCCTGGACAAGCGCAAGGCCCTGCATCCGGCGCTGTCGACGCGCCTGCGCGAGATGGCCTATGAAGCCCTGCTGGGCGAGCCGGGCCACGACGCCGAATCGATCCGCCGCGTGTGGGCCACGGTGCCGGCCCAGGACCGCAGCGTGCCCTATATTGCGGCGCGCGCCGCCACCGCCTTCAACGCGCGCGGCCTGCACGACGAGGCGCGCGCCATCGCCGAGGAGGCGCTCAAGGCCAACTGGGACGAGCGCGTGGTGCGCGCCTACCGCGACGCCGCCAGCCCGGCCGGCTCGCCCTCGCTGCTGGCCCAGATCGAGAGCTGCGAGACCTGGCTCAGGGCCCGTCCGAACGATCCCGAGCTGGCCCTGACCCTGGGAGCGCTGTGCCTGAAACAGAAACTGTGGGGCAAGGCCCAGCGCTACCTGGAGGGAGCCTTGTCGGACGCGACCGAGGCCGGCATGGTGCGCGAGGCGCACCTGAAGCTGGCCCAGATGCACGAGGCGCTGGGCCAGGAGCAGGGGGCGGCCTACCACTATCGCCAGTGCGCGCTGGCCAGCATCCTCTGA
- a CDS encoding uroporphyrinogen-III synthase: protein MPEVVITRPQAQAEPLARAVAALGLRPVLLPLLDIAPVEDPATLRAVLARLPEFALVAFVSPNAVDAAFAHLDGWPAGVAAAVVGEGSRLALARHGVTDENATIHCPAEGEASDSEHLLATLDLAALRGRRVLIVRGDGGRELLADSLRAAGALVETVTAYRRRVPPLSPPLAERLNALLAQPNDWIITSSEALRGLAGLVRELDPDAGLARLRSQHLIVPHARIADTARELGCAHVTLTGSGDARLLAALQS, encoded by the coding sequence ATGCCTGAAGTCGTCATCACCCGGCCGCAAGCCCAGGCCGAGCCGCTGGCCCGGGCCGTGGCCGCGCTCGGCCTTAGGCCGGTGCTGCTGCCGCTGCTGGACATCGCCCCGGTCGAGGACCCCGCCACGCTGCGCGCCGTGCTGGCGCGCCTGCCGGAATTCGCGCTGGTGGCCTTCGTGTCGCCGAATGCGGTGGACGCCGCCTTCGCCCACCTGGACGGCTGGCCGGCCGGCGTGGCGGCGGCGGTGGTGGGGGAGGGCAGCCGGCTGGCGCTGGCGCGCCACGGGGTAACGGATGAGAACGCCACCATCCACTGCCCGGCCGAGGGCGAGGCCAGCGATTCGGAACACCTGCTGGCCACGCTCGACCTGGCCGCCCTGCGCGGGCGCCGGGTCCTGATCGTGCGCGGCGACGGCGGGCGCGAACTGCTGGCCGACAGCCTGCGCGCCGCCGGCGCCCTAGTGGAGACGGTGACCGCCTACCGGCGCCGCGTCCCGCCCTTGAGCCCGCCCCTTGCCGAACGGCTGAACGCCTTGCTGGCGCAGCCAAACGACTGGATAATCACGAGCTCCGAAGCCCTGCGCGGGCTGGCCGGGCTGGTCCGGGAGCTCGACCCCGACGCCGGACTGGCGCGCCTGCGCAGCCAGCACCTGATCGTGCCCCACGCCCGCATCGCCGACACCGCGCGCGAACTGGGATGCGCGCACGTCACGCTGACAGGTTCCGGAGACGCACGCCTACTTGCCGCGCTACAATCATAA
- a CDS encoding uroporphyrinogen-III C-methyltransferase: MNELPHQPDHPEPSGAPAPSLQKAEPAPAQPQPQPQPQGPSQGAGGARAAGRGLFQTLQQPLPLALVALAVLLAVQTISSHSRINSLRKDMAQSLQKGNAVNAETAALAREVSDQAKELQIKVGVLESRQSEAQSQQLALEQLYQDLSKNRDEWALSEIEQVLSTASQQLQLAGNVQGALIALQNADRSLSRSDKPQFLTIRRAIAADIEKLKATPAVDMAGVALRLDNAIAQIDTLPMVSSEQPLLPAAPLRSTRKKEEEPKAALTVGERLTQTWRNWSQEMWDDVRQLIRVRSVEQPEALMLSPSESYFVRENLKLRLLNARLALLSRNEATFRDDLETAQETLLKYFDTRARATQSVQAALRQVQANNLQIEMPTLADSLNAVRNYKAKQ; the protein is encoded by the coding sequence ATGAACGAACTGCCACATCAACCAGACCACCCCGAGCCCTCCGGCGCCCCGGCCCCGAGCCTGCAGAAAGCCGAGCCGGCGCCGGCACAGCCGCAGCCACAGCCGCAGCCGCAAGGCCCCTCGCAGGGCGCCGGCGGCGCACGCGCGGCAGGCCGTGGCCTGTTCCAGACCCTGCAGCAGCCGCTGCCGCTGGCGCTGGTGGCGCTGGCCGTGCTACTGGCGGTGCAGACCATCTCCTCGCACAGCCGCATCAACAGCCTGCGCAAGGACATGGCCCAGAGCCTGCAGAAAGGCAATGCCGTGAACGCCGAGACCGCCGCGCTGGCGCGCGAGGTGTCGGACCAGGCCAAGGAGCTCCAGATCAAGGTCGGGGTGCTGGAAAGCCGCCAGAGCGAGGCCCAGAGCCAGCAACTGGCCCTCGAGCAGCTCTACCAGGACTTGTCGAAGAACCGCGACGAGTGGGCGCTGTCGGAGATCGAGCAGGTGCTGTCCACCGCCAGCCAGCAGTTGCAGCTGGCCGGCAACGTGCAGGGCGCCCTGATCGCGCTGCAGAACGCCGACCGCTCGCTGTCGCGCTCGGACAAGCCGCAATTCCTCACCATCCGCCGCGCGATCGCGGCCGACATCGAAAAGCTCAAGGCCACCCCGGCCGTGGACATGGCCGGCGTCGCCCTGCGCCTGGACAATGCGATCGCCCAGATCGATACCCTGCCGATGGTCTCCAGCGAGCAGCCGCTGCTGCCGGCCGCGCCGCTGCGCAGCACCCGCAAGAAGGAAGAGGAGCCCAAGGCCGCCCTGACCGTTGGCGAGCGCCTGACCCAGACCTGGCGCAACTGGAGCCAGGAGATGTGGGACGACGTGCGGCAACTGATCCGCGTGCGCAGCGTCGAGCAGCCGGAGGCGCTGATGCTGTCGCCGAGCGAATCGTATTTCGTGCGCGAGAACCTCAAGCTGCGCCTGCTGAACGCCCGCCTGGCCCTGCTGTCGCGCAACGAGGCGACCTTCCGCGACGACCTCGAGACCGCCCAGGAAACCCTGCTCAAGTATTTCGACACGCGCGCCCGCGCCACCCAGTCGGTGCAGGCGGCGCTGCGCCAGGTGCAGGCCAACAACCTGCAGATCGAGATGCCGACCCTGGCGGACAGCCTGAACGCCGTGCGCAACTACAAAGCGAAGCAATAA